The following coding sequences are from one Sulfurospirillum tamanense window:
- a CDS encoding AMIN domain-containing protein — protein MRAIIILGIGLVASCFARENPFLPTSETVTTPTNIQEQRGDFEQQATTLPSRARVLQYVVFGYQGVDGGTEELRMEVDKNVDWHDPLVVTTESLLLRPAPVSVPSEPVPEPLRQETVELKQPLVKEVGFGGFIVFEATQMRLKVLTNDVLVRHFMVADPYKVVLDFERDTAFYTKVLEVKNGAFKTITMGNHNGRYRAAILLDGHYLYELKKIEDGYEVLLK, from the coding sequence ATGAGAGCCATCATTATCTTAGGAATAGGCCTTGTTGCCAGTTGTTTTGCAAGAGAAAACCCTTTTTTACCCACCTCTGAAACAGTCACTACACCCACCAATATTCAAGAGCAACGGGGAGATTTTGAACAACAAGCCACGACGTTGCCTAGCCGTGCGCGGGTGCTTCAGTATGTTGTTTTTGGGTATCAAGGCGTTGATGGCGGAACAGAAGAGTTGCGCATGGAGGTGGATAAGAACGTTGATTGGCACGATCCTTTAGTAGTAACCACAGAAAGTCTTTTGCTTCGTCCAGCTCCTGTTAGTGTGCCTTCCGAGCCAGTACCTGAACCTCTTAGGCAAGAAACTGTTGAGCTTAAACAACCTCTTGTAAAAGAGGTGGGCTTTGGAGGATTTATTGTTTTTGAAGCAACCCAAATGCGACTAAAGGTCTTGACGAATGATGTGCTTGTGCGGCATTTTATGGTCGCAGACCCCTATAAGGTTGTTTTGGATTTTGAGCGCGATACTGCTTTTTATACTAAAGTCCTTGAAGTTAAAAATGGGGCGTTTAAGACAATTACTATGGGAAACCACAACGGACGCTACCGCGCGGCCATTTTGCTTGACGGACACTACCTGTATGAGCTCAAAAAGATCGAAGATGGCTACGAGGTTTTGCTAAAGTAG
- a CDS encoding citrate synthase — MSKDTVTFTNNRTGESFEFPILDGTMGPSVVDISTFYQDTGMFTFDRGYTSTASCRSRITFIDGDKGQLMYRGYDISYLAQERTFLDVAYLLLNKELPTIEQRVDFCLEMKKRSFIHEGMKKLFDAFPDNAHPMAILSAGVSALSTFYFEHIDIDNPDEYMEMAKRIVAKIPTIAAFSYRSSLGLPIIYPDLDRGFTENFLYMLRGYPHKHIDLKPIEIKALDTIFTLHADHEQNASTTTVRNVASTHAHPYAAISAGIGALWGRAHGGANESVIRQLEMIGSVDRVDEFIKRAKDKDDPFRLMGFGHRVYKNFDPRANILKKIRTELMKEIEIDSKLVEVANRIEEIALTDDYFISRKLYPNIDFYSGLILQALKIPKEMFAVIFVIGRTPGWISQWIELKEQPTIKIARPRQLYLGPVDITPKH; from the coding sequence ATGAGTAAAGACACTGTTACGTTTACCAATAACCGCACAGGAGAGAGCTTCGAATTTCCCATTCTTGATGGCACCATGGGGCCCTCGGTGGTTGACATTTCTACGTTTTACCAAGACACAGGCATGTTTACCTTTGACCGCGGATACACGTCTACTGCCTCTTGCCGCTCACGCATCACGTTCATCGATGGCGACAAAGGACAGCTCATGTACCGTGGGTACGACATCTCTTATTTGGCCCAAGAGCGTACTTTTCTAGATGTTGCTTACTTGCTTTTAAATAAAGAGCTTCCTACTATTGAACAACGCGTAGATTTTTGTCTTGAGATGAAAAAACGCTCTTTTATTCATGAAGGAATGAAAAAACTCTTTGATGCTTTCCCTGACAACGCCCACCCTATGGCTATTCTTTCTGCAGGTGTTTCGGCCCTTTCAACCTTTTATTTTGAGCATATTGACATTGACAATCCTGATGAATACATGGAAATGGCCAAACGTATTGTGGCAAAAATCCCTACCATTGCTGCTTTTTCTTACCGCAGTAGCTTGGGTCTACCCATCATCTATCCTGACCTTGACCGTGGTTTTACGGAAAACTTTTTGTATATGTTGCGTGGCTATCCCCACAAACACATCGACTTAAAACCTATCGAAATCAAAGCTCTCGACACCATCTTTACCCTTCATGCCGACCATGAACAAAACGCATCAACCACCACTGTGCGTAACGTAGCTTCCACGCACGCCCACCCTTATGCTGCCATTAGTGCAGGTATTGGTGCGTTATGGGGAAGAGCCCATGGCGGAGCTAATGAATCGGTGATTCGTCAATTAGAAATGATTGGCTCTGTGGACCGCGTGGATGAATTCATCAAGCGCGCCAAAGATAAGGATGATCCTTTTAGACTCATGGGCTTTGGCCACCGCGTGTACAAAAACTTTGACCCGCGTGCCAACATTTTGAAAAAAATTCGCACCGAACTCATGAAAGAGATTGAAATTGATAGCAAGCTAGTAGAGGTAGCAAACAGAATCGAAGAAATTGCTCTTACAGATGATTATTTTATCAGCCGCAAGCTGTACCCTAACATTGATTTCTACTCAGGCCTCATTCTGCAAGCACTAAAAATCCCAAAAGAGATGTTTGCCGTTATTTTTGTGATTGGTCGCACGCCTGGATGGATTTCTCAGTGGATAGAACTCAAAGAACAGCCTACAATCAAAATCGCTCGCCCACGTCAGCTTTACCTTGGGCCAGTCGACATTACCCCCAAGCACTAA